A genomic stretch from Lepisosteus oculatus isolate fLepOcu1 chromosome 7, fLepOcu1.hap2, whole genome shotgun sequence includes:
- the tnni1c gene encoding troponin I, skeletal, slow c isoform X2: METVVEEEQEAEPEPEPEPPKPAPPKKAAPSPNTEPPSKIVVETHDKPKSKISASRKLSLKMLMLGKAKEELEKEKVDRDEEKVKYLAERVPPLQLTGLTLEDLQKLCRQLHEKIDVVDEERYDIEAKVNKNAREIHDLNLKIMDLRGKFKRPALRRVRVSADAILHSLLGSKHKASLDLRANLKSVKKEDTEKVLTSEVGDWRKNVEAMSGMEGRKKMFDAAGSAQ, encoded by the exons ATGGAGACTGTAGtagaggaggagcaggaagcTGAACCAGAACCCGAACCTGAGCCCCCCAAGCCAGCACCCCCAAAAAAGGCTGCCCCGTCTCCTAATACAGAACCACCATCTAAAATAGTAGTGGAGACCCATGACAAG CCTAAGTCAAAGATATCAGCCTCTCGAAAGCTTTCTCTCAAG ATGCTAATGCTGGGTAAAGCTAAAGAGGAGCTGGAAAAAGAGAAGGTAGACAGGGATGAAGAGAAGGTCAAATATCTGGCTGAAAGAGTTCCTCCCCTGCAGCTTACAGGACTCACTCTGGAAGATCTGCAG AAACTGTGCAGGCAGCTTCATGAAAAGATTGATGTGGTGGATGAGGAACGATATGACATCGAGGCCAAAGTCAACAAGAACGCTCGAGAG ATTCATGATCTAAACCTGAAGATCATGGACCTGAGAGGAAAGTTCAAACGGCCTGCTTTGCGTAGAGTGCGTGTCTCTGCTGATGCTATATTGCACTCTCTGCTGGGCTCCAAACATAAAGCATCCCTGGACTTGAGGGCCAACCTCAAGTCAGTGAAGAAGGAGGACACAGAGAAG GTACTTACCAGTGAGGTTGGAGACTGGCGTAAGAATGTGGAGGCCATGTCTGGAATGGAAGGCAGGAAGAAGATGTTTGATGCTGCTGGTTCTGCCCAGTAA
- the tnni1c gene encoding troponin I, skeletal, slow c isoform X1: METVVEEEQEAEPEPEPEPPKPAPPKKAAPSPNTEPPSKIVVETHDKPKSKISASRKLSLKMLMLGKAKEELEKEKVDRDEEKVKYLAERVPPLQLTGLTLEDLQKLCRQLHEKIDVVDEERYDIEAKVNKNAREIHDLNLKIMDLRGKFKRPALRRVRVSADAILHSLLGSKHKASLDLRANLKSVKKEDTEKVLTSEVGDWRKNVEAMSGMEGRKKMFDAAGSAQ, from the exons ATGGAGACTGTAGtagaggaggagcaggaagcTGAACCAGAACCCGAACCTGAGCCCCCCAAGCCAGCACCCCCAAAAAAGGCTGCCCCGTCTCCTAATACAGAACCACCATCTAAAATAGTAGTGGAGACCCATGACAAG CCTAAGTCAAAGATATCAGCCTCTCGAAAGCTTTCTCTCAAG ATGCTAATGCTGGGTAAAGCTAAAGAGGAGCTGGAAAAAGAGAAGGTAGACAGGGATGAAGAGAAGGTCAAATATCTGGCTGAAAGAGTTCCTCCCCTGCAGCTTACAGGACTCACTCTGGAAGATCTGCAG AAACTGTGCAGGCAGCTTCATGAAAAGATTGATGTGGTGGATGAGGAACGATATGACATCGAGGCCAAAGTCAACAAGAACGCTCGAGAG ATTCATGATCTAAACCTGAAGATCATGGACCTGAGAGGAAAGTTCAAACGGCCTGCTTTGCGTAGAGTGCGTGTCTCTGCTGATGCTATATTGCACTCTCTGCTGGGCTCCAAACATAAAGCATCCCTGGACTTGAGGGCCAACCTCAAGTCAGTGAAGAAGGAGGACACAGAGAAG GTACTTACCAGTGAGGTTGGAGACTGGCGTAAGAATGTGGAGGCCATGTCTGGAATGGAAGGCAGGAAGAAGATGTTTGATGCTGCTGGTTCTGCCCA